In Dama dama isolate Ldn47 chromosome 9, ASM3311817v1, whole genome shotgun sequence, the following proteins share a genomic window:
- the LOC133062157 gene encoding large ribosomal subunit protein uL22, translated as MVRYSLDPENPTKSCKSRGSNLRVHFKNTRETAQAIKGMHIRKATKYLKDVTLKKQCVPFRRYNGGVGRCAQAKQWGWTQGRWPKKSAEFLLHMLKNAESNAELKGLDVDSLVIEHIQVNKAPKMRRRTYRAHGRINPYMSSPCHIEMILTEKEQIVPKPEEEVAQKKKISQKKLKKQKLMARE; from the coding sequence ATGGTGCGCTATTCACTagacccagaaaaccccacaaaatcatgcaaatcaagaggttcaaatcttcgtgttcactttaagaacactcgtgagactgcccaggccataaagggtatgcatatccgaaaagccaccaagtatctgaaggatgtcactttaaagaagcaatgTGTGCCATTCCGTCGTTACAATGGTGGAGTTGGTAGGTGTGCACAGGCCAAACAGTGGGGCTGGACGCAGGGTCGGTGGCCcaaaaagagtgctgaatttttactacacatgctcaaaaatgcagagagtaatgctgaacttaagggcttagatgtagattctctggtcattgagcacatccaagtgaacaaagcccccaagatgaggcgcaggacttacagagctcacggtcggatcaacccctacatgagctctccctgccacattgagatgatccttactgaaaaagaacagattgttcctaaaccagaagaggaggttgcacagaagaaaaagatatcccagaagaaactgaagaaacaaaaacttatggccCGGGAATAA